The Methylobacterium currus genome contains a region encoding:
- a CDS encoding elongation factor G, translating into MAAQHRCIAIVGPFQSGKTALLEAILHRTGAIDRPGRAGSRVGDTSPEARAHGMSVEPAFATTRFLDEAFTFVDCPGSIEFAHDLRAVLPACDAAIVVCEADERKLPALELTLRELEAAGLPRLLFINKAETAPGSLRDALALLQPASRVPLLMRQIPLIEGEAAVGFIDLALERAFIWREQAQSEVVALPDGELPREKAERYTMLERLADHDDALMEDLIADIEPQADRVFADLARELREGQAVSVLFGSAEHGHGVTRLLKALRHEAPGLPETRARLGVAGEGAPLVQVMKTLHTGFGGKLSVGRVLRGTIREGDAVTGSGGGSARVAGLTQLAGAAGSRVPEVQAGEVAGFAKLDPIATAETLATGSEAPAALATLPAPEPVHAVALRVRDRKDDVRLSAALAKLADEDPALIVEHRAELGDLRLSGQGEMHLRVAVERLASRFGIGVETEGARVAYRETIRGPAEARARHKKQTGGHGQFADVALAVRPLPRGEGFSFEDEVVGGAVPRQYIASVEAGARAFTAKGPLGFPVVDIAVTLKDGAAHAVDSSDAAFQAATRLALEDALAKAGPVLLEPILAVSMAVPSGATARATGLVTARRGQILGFDARPGWSGWDVVEALIPEAEMTDLIVELRSATAGVGTFTTRFDHRAELTGRAADAVLSRQPVRKAG; encoded by the coding sequence GTGGCTGCGCAGCACAGGTGCATCGCGATCGTCGGTCCGTTCCAGAGCGGCAAGACCGCCCTGCTCGAGGCCATCCTCCATCGCACCGGCGCGATCGATCGCCCCGGGCGCGCCGGCTCCCGGGTCGGCGACACCTCGCCCGAGGCGCGGGCCCACGGCATGAGCGTGGAGCCGGCCTTCGCCACCACGCGCTTCCTCGATGAGGCCTTCACCTTCGTCGATTGCCCGGGCTCGATCGAGTTCGCCCACGACCTGCGGGCGGTGCTCCCGGCCTGCGACGCCGCGATCGTGGTCTGCGAGGCCGACGAGCGCAAGCTGCCGGCGCTCGAACTGACCCTGCGCGAGCTCGAGGCCGCTGGTCTCCCCCGCCTCCTCTTCATCAACAAGGCCGAGACCGCGCCGGGCTCGCTCCGCGACGCGCTCGCGCTGCTCCAGCCCGCCTCGCGGGTGCCGCTGCTGATGCGCCAGATCCCGCTCATTGAGGGCGAGGCGGCGGTCGGCTTCATCGATCTGGCGCTGGAGCGCGCCTTCATCTGGCGCGAGCAGGCCCAAAGCGAGGTGGTGGCGTTGCCGGACGGCGAGCTGCCGCGGGAGAAGGCCGAGCGCTACACGATGCTGGAGCGCCTCGCCGACCACGACGACGCGTTGATGGAGGACCTGATCGCCGACATCGAGCCGCAAGCCGACCGGGTCTTCGCCGACCTCGCCCGCGAGCTGCGCGAGGGCCAGGCGGTGTCGGTGCTGTTCGGCTCGGCCGAGCACGGCCACGGCGTCACCCGCCTGCTCAAGGCGCTCCGGCACGAGGCGCCGGGCCTGCCCGAGACCCGGGCACGCCTCGGCGTCGCCGGGGAGGGCGCGCCGCTCGTCCAGGTGATGAAGACCCTGCATACCGGCTTCGGCGGCAAGCTCTCGGTCGGGCGCGTGCTGCGCGGGACGATCCGCGAGGGGGACGCGGTGACGGGCTCGGGCGGCGGCAGCGCCCGGGTGGCGGGCCTGACCCAGCTCGCGGGCGCCGCCGGCAGCCGGGTGCCGGAGGTGCAGGCGGGCGAGGTCGCCGGCTTCGCCAAGCTCGACCCGATCGCCACCGCCGAGACCCTGGCGACCGGGTCCGAGGCGCCGGCCGCCCTCGCCACCCTGCCGGCACCCGAGCCGGTCCATGCCGTGGCGCTGCGGGTGCGCGACCGCAAGGACGACGTGCGCCTCTCGGCGGCGCTGGCGAAGCTCGCCGACGAGGATCCGGCGCTCATCGTCGAGCACCGCGCCGAGCTCGGCGACCTGCGCCTGTCCGGCCAGGGCGAGATGCACCTGCGGGTCGCGGTGGAGCGGCTGGCCTCGCGCTTCGGCATCGGGGTCGAGACCGAGGGGGCGCGGGTCGCCTACCGGGAGACGATCCGCGGCCCGGCCGAGGCGCGGGCGCGGCACAAGAAGCAGACCGGGGGCCACGGCCAGTTCGCCGACGTGGCTTTGGCGGTGCGGCCGCTGCCGCGGGGCGAGGGCTTCTCGTTCGAGGACGAGGTGGTCGGCGGCGCGGTGCCACGGCAATACATCGCCTCGGTCGAGGCCGGCGCCCGGGCCTTCACCGCCAAGGGGCCGCTCGGCTTCCCCGTCGTCGACATCGCCGTGACCCTGAAGGACGGGGCGGCGCACGCCGTCGATTCGTCGGACGCCGCCTTCCAGGCCGCGACGCGGCTCGCGCTGGAGGACGCCCTCGCCAAGGCCGGGCCGGTGCTGCTCGAACCCATCCTGGCCGTGTCGATGGCGGTGCCGAGCGGGGCCACCGCCCGGGCCACCGGCCTCGTCACCGCCCGCCGCGGCCAGATCCTCGGCTTCGACGCGCGCCCCGGCTGGTCCGGCTGGGACGTGGTCGAGGCGCTGATCCCCGAGGCCGAGATGACCGACCTGATCGTCGAACTGCGCTCGGCCACCGCCGGGGTCGGCACCTTCACCACCCGCTTCGACCACCGGGCCGAGCTGACCGGGCGCGCCGCGGATGCGGTGCTGTCCCGCCAGCCGGTGCGCAAGGCGGGGTGA
- a CDS encoding FAS1-like dehydratase domain-containing protein yields MPEIDIDHLRGWIGRTREVEDLVTPRLVAEYRATLAPHLAPVQEGEAPLALHWCLAPETPAADALGPDGHAAKGGFLPPVPLPRRMWAGGEVETLAPLRVGDRVVRRETVADVAVKRGRTGTLCFVTVRHDYLTERGPAIRDRQDIVYREASRPGDAAPPPMPAPAEDEAAWSVDANSVLLFRYSAMTFNGHRFHYDHPYATQVEGYAGLVVHGPMQASLLLNLAAARLGRVPARFRYRGVAPMIAGSRFAVAGRREAEGFRGWTAIGGAVHMEAEAISEAEASER; encoded by the coding sequence ATGCCCGAGATCGACATCGACCACTTGCGCGGCTGGATCGGCCGCACCCGGGAGGTCGAGGACCTCGTGACGCCGCGGCTCGTCGCCGAATACCGGGCGACGCTGGCCCCTCACCTCGCCCCGGTCCAGGAGGGCGAGGCGCCGCTGGCGCTGCACTGGTGCCTCGCCCCCGAGACGCCGGCGGCCGACGCGCTGGGCCCCGACGGCCACGCGGCGAAGGGCGGGTTCCTGCCGCCGGTGCCGCTGCCGCGGCGGATGTGGGCCGGCGGCGAGGTCGAGACGCTGGCGCCCCTGCGCGTCGGCGACCGGGTGGTGCGGCGCGAGACCGTGGCCGACGTGGCGGTGAAGCGAGGTCGCACCGGCACGCTGTGCTTCGTCACCGTGCGGCACGACTACCTGACCGAGCGGGGCCCGGCGATCCGCGACCGGCAGGACATCGTCTACCGCGAGGCGAGCCGGCCGGGCGACGCCGCGCCGCCGCCGATGCCGGCGCCCGCCGAGGACGAGGCGGCGTGGTCGGTCGACGCCAATTCCGTTCTGCTGTTCCGCTACTCGGCGATGACCTTCAATGGCCACCGCTTCCACTACGATCACCCCTATGCCACCCAGGTCGAGGGCTATGCCGGCCTCGTGGTGCACGGGCCGATGCAGGCGAGCCTGCTCCTCAACCTCGCCGCCGCCCGCCTCGGCCGGGTGCCGGCGCGGTTCCGCTACCGCGGCGTCGCGCCGATGATCGCCGGATCCCGCTTTGCGGTCGCGGGACGGCGCGAGGCGGAAGGATTCCGCGGCTGGACGGCGATCGGCGGCGCGGTCCACATGGAAGCCGAGGCAATCTCGGAGGCCGAGGCATCGGAGCGTTAG
- a CDS encoding TRAP transporter substrate-binding protein, with protein sequence MPTPSHPVRALTRRALAAGTALLLLSGAALAQAPIVIKFSHVVAPDTPKGRGADKFKELAEKYTSGKVKVEVYPNSQLFKDKEEVEALQLGAVQMLAPSLAKFGPLGAKEFEVFDLPYILPDKAALRRVTDGALGKRLFDKLQSKGITGLAYWDNGFKVMSANKPLRMPADFRGLKMRIQSSKVLEAQFRALGAIPQVMAFSEVYQGMQTGVVDGSENTPSNMFTQKHHEVQKYITLSDHGYIGYAVITNKKFWDGLPADVRTELDKAMKEASAYANEVADKDNADALEEMKKSGKTTFVTLTAEEKAAWKAALEPVTADMAKRVGKDVIEEFQKEAKGGTQ encoded by the coding sequence ATGCCGACACCATCCCACCCCGTCCGGGCGCTCACCCGCCGCGCCCTCGCGGCCGGCACCGCCCTGCTCCTCCTGTCGGGCGCCGCCCTCGCCCAGGCGCCGATCGTGATCAAGTTCAGCCACGTGGTCGCGCCCGACACGCCGAAGGGCCGCGGCGCCGACAAGTTCAAGGAGCTGGCGGAGAAGTACACCAGCGGCAAGGTGAAGGTGGAGGTCTACCCGAACTCGCAGCTGTTCAAGGACAAGGAGGAGGTCGAGGCACTGCAGCTCGGCGCAGTGCAGATGCTGGCGCCGTCGCTGGCGAAGTTCGGGCCGCTCGGCGCCAAGGAGTTCGAGGTCTTCGACCTGCCCTACATCCTGCCCGACAAGGCGGCCCTGCGCCGGGTCACCGACGGGGCGCTGGGCAAGCGCCTGTTCGACAAGCTCCAGTCGAAGGGCATCACCGGGCTCGCCTACTGGGACAATGGCTTCAAGGTGATGAGCGCCAACAAGCCGCTGCGGATGCCCGCGGATTTCCGCGGGCTGAAGATGCGGATCCAATCCTCGAAGGTGCTGGAGGCGCAGTTCCGCGCGCTCGGCGCGATCCCGCAGGTGATGGCCTTCTCGGAGGTCTACCAGGGCATGCAGACCGGCGTGGTCGACGGCTCGGAGAACACGCCCTCGAACATGTTCACCCAGAAGCACCACGAGGTGCAGAAATACATCACCCTCTCCGATCACGGCTATATCGGCTACGCCGTCATCACCAACAAGAAGTTCTGGGACGGCCTGCCGGCGGATGTCCGCACGGAACTCGACAAGGCGATGAAGGAGGCGAGTGCCTACGCCAACGAGGTCGCCGACAAGGACAATGCCGACGCCTTGGAGGAGATGAAGAAGTCCGGCAAGACCACCTTCGTCACCCTGACTGCCGAGGAGAAGGCGGCCTGGAAGGCGGCGTTGGAGCCGGTCACCGCCGACATGGCCAAGCGCGTCGGCAAGGACGTGATCGAGGAGTTCCAGAAGGAGGCGAAGGGCGGGACGCAGTAA